Proteins encoded by one window of Lactobacillus sp. ESL0684:
- a CDS encoding MDR family MFS transporter, whose product MKKTNVPIVTIAIFMTTFMTAIEGTIVSTAMPTIVSDLNGLEIMNWVVSIFLFMTAVSTPLYGKLADSIGRKPVFLFGIALFVIGSALCGQANNMIELILFRVIQGLGSGAVQPVAMTIIADMYTLEKRTKMLGLNSGFWGVASVIAPLLGGFIVQNLSWHWIFYINVPIGLIALALVVIFLKEPKEKKSAKLDLQGTCWLTVLLLTLMFTLQELGTLKPVIIGLLIILIGISAVAFYHAEKRAADPIMPLSMLKNKEFLAVNLITLFIAGIVIGFEFYIPTWMQGILGTSATIAGFAVTPSSIMWVVGSFFIGGMLSRWGVRNTFFGLLSLLLVADVLLLIVPLHTPFWVFCVIATLNGFGFGSIITAAQVRSQVLVDAENVGVATSFNTLMKYLGQTMLVSIYGIAFNTVVADQLRHYPKLTQGMMNKIVSSAKAKELAANLVPQLRQVLFSALKGVYVISFIAIIVSFVFNFLYKGRKTEE is encoded by the coding sequence ATGAAAAAAACCAATGTACCAATAGTTACAATTGCGATTTTTATGACAACTTTTATGACTGCAATTGAAGGGACAATTGTGTCAACTGCTATGCCAACAATTGTTTCTGATTTAAATGGTTTAGAAATAATGAATTGGGTTGTTTCAATTTTTCTATTTATGACGGCTGTATCAACTCCTTTATATGGAAAACTGGCGGATAGCATTGGCCGTAAGCCAGTTTTTTTATTTGGAATTGCTTTATTTGTTATTGGTTCTGCACTTTGTGGTCAAGCCAATAATATGATCGAATTAATCTTATTTCGGGTTATTCAAGGACTTGGTTCAGGTGCCGTTCAGCCTGTTGCCATGACTATCATTGCCGATATGTATACTTTAGAAAAACGGACTAAAATGTTGGGATTAAATTCTGGCTTTTGGGGCGTTGCATCAGTTATTGCGCCACTGCTGGGTGGATTTATTGTGCAAAACTTGTCGTGGCATTGGATTTTCTATATTAATGTTCCGATTGGGTTGATTGCTTTGGCATTAGTAGTCATTTTTTTGAAAGAGCCAAAAGAAAAGAAGAGTGCCAAATTAGACTTGCAGGGAACATGCTGGTTAACGGTTTTGCTGTTGACTTTAATGTTTACTTTGCAAGAATTAGGGACGTTAAAGCCTGTAATAATTGGTTTGCTGATTATTTTAATTGGGATTAGTGCAGTTGCCTTTTATCATGCAGAAAAGCGCGCAGCAGATCCAATTATGCCGTTGTCAATGCTAAAGAATAAGGAATTTTTAGCAGTAAACTTAATTACCTTATTTATCGCTGGAATTGTTATTGGTTTTGAATTTTATATTCCAACCTGGATGCAAGGAATTTTGGGGACTAGTGCCACAATTGCTGGCTTTGCAGTAACACCAAGTTCAATTATGTGGGTCGTTGGCTCATTCTTTATTGGTGGTATGCTCAGCCGTTGGGGAGTTCGTAATACCTTCTTTGGCTTATTGAGCCTACTATTAGTTGCTGATGTGTTGTTATTAATAGTTCCTCTACATACTCCATTTTGGGTCTTTTGCGTAATTGCAACGTTAAATGGTTTTGGCTTTGGTTCAATAATAACGGCTGCACAAGTTCGTTCGCAGGTTTTAGTTGATGCTGAAAACGTTGGGGTTGCTACTTCTTTTAATACATTGATGAAATATTTAGGACAGACCATGTTAGTTTCTATTTACGGAATTGCCTTTAATACGGTAGTTGCTGATCAATTACGTCATTATCCCAAGTTAACACAGGGAATGATGAATAAAATTGTTTCTTCAGCTAAAGCCAAGGAATTAGCAGCTAACTTAGTTCCACAACTACGGCAAGTATTGTTTAGTGCTTTAAAAGGTGTCTACGTTATTTCCTTTATTGCGATTATTGTTTCGTTTGTGTTTAATTTTCTCTATAAAGGACGTAAAACAGAAGAATAA
- the rlmD gene encoding 23S rRNA (uracil(1939)-C(5))-methyltransferase RlmD, whose translation MEKNQIIELEITDLSYEAMGVAHYEGMTVFVTNALPGEVVSAKVLKVKKRFAFAKIEKIIKKSPNRVEIELNQWVQTGLASLAHLSYDQQLEFKREQVVNLLKKAHLDQVEVGQTVPSPDQTGYRNKAQVPVRMVNGQLEIGFFRKHSHDLVPLTNFFTTDPEIDRVLVKVRDILRENKVPAYDEVHNSGEVRYLDVRRSQATGEIMVILVCLDKDFAQLPQVAEEIKQIAGVTSLVLNHNPKKTNVILGKTDYLVFGLPQITDRIGEVEFKISPESFFQINSKQTPRLYDLAIKQAQLKPTDVVIDAYSGIGTIGLSVAKHVKSVRGIEVVRDAVKDANNNAELNDIHNAKYFAGKAEELMPRWAKKGITSDVIFVDPPRKGLTPEFIEAAVKTGPQKIVYISCNPATMVRDLQEFQKQGYDFNRIDPVDMFPQTPHVEAVTVLTKK comes from the coding sequence ATGGAAAAAAATCAAATTATTGAATTAGAAATTACCGATTTGTCATACGAAGCAATGGGTGTTGCACATTATGAAGGCATGACAGTTTTTGTAACTAATGCTTTGCCAGGTGAAGTAGTTAGTGCAAAGGTGCTAAAAGTTAAGAAGCGCTTTGCCTTTGCTAAGATTGAAAAAATTATTAAGAAGAGTCCCAATCGAGTTGAAATTGAACTCAACCAATGGGTGCAAACAGGTCTAGCCTCACTAGCCCATCTTAGTTATGATCAGCAGCTTGAATTTAAACGTGAGCAGGTAGTAAATTTACTCAAAAAGGCTCACTTAGACCAAGTTGAAGTTGGTCAAACGGTGCCAAGTCCTGATCAAACTGGTTATCGTAATAAGGCCCAAGTTCCAGTGAGAATGGTCAATGGACAGCTTGAGATTGGCTTTTTTAGAAAACATTCCCATGATTTAGTCCCACTAACTAATTTCTTTACTACTGATCCAGAAATTGACCGAGTTTTAGTTAAAGTAAGGGATATTTTGCGGGAGAACAAAGTTCCAGCTTATGATGAGGTGCACAATAGCGGTGAAGTACGTTATCTTGATGTACGTCGCAGTCAGGCAACTGGCGAAATCATGGTAATTTTAGTTTGCTTAGATAAAGATTTTGCACAATTACCGCAAGTAGCAGAAGAAATTAAACAGATTGCCGGTGTCACTAGTTTGGTACTGAATCATAATCCTAAGAAAACTAACGTTATTTTGGGTAAAACGGATTATTTAGTGTTTGGTTTACCGCAAATTACAGATCGCATAGGTGAAGTTGAATTTAAAATTTCACCTGAAAGTTTCTTCCAAATCAATTCTAAGCAGACACCAAGATTGTATGATTTGGCCATTAAGCAAGCGCAACTTAAGCCAACAGATGTTGTTATTGATGCGTACTCTGGAATCGGTACAATTGGTCTGAGCGTTGCTAAGCATGTTAAAAGTGTCCGCGGAATCGAAGTAGTGCGTGATGCTGTTAAAGATGCTAATAATAACGCTGAATTAAATGATATTCATAATGCCAAATATTTTGCTGGTAAAGCTGAAGAACTAATGCCGCGTTGGGCTAAAAAAGGAATTACAAGTGATGTAATTTTTGTTGATCCACCAAGAAAAGGCCTGACACCGGAGTTTATTGAAGCCGCAGTTAAGACCGGTCCGCAAAAGATTGTCTATATTTCTTGTAATCCTGCAACTATGGTGCGGGATTTACAAGAATTCCAAAAGCAAGGATATGATTTTAATCGAATCGATCCAGTTGATATGTTTCCACAGACTCCTCATGTTGAGGCTGTCACGGTGCTTACCAAAAAATAA
- the metK gene encoding methionine adenosyltransferase: MEKRLFTSESVSEGHPDKIADQISDAILDAIIKQDPDAHVACETIVTTGIVYVFGEISTSAYVDIQGIVRKTVLRVGYDKPELGFDGNNCAVLVDIDEQSPDIAEGVDNSLEIREQKVDTDQLDQIGAGDQGLMFGFATKETPELMPLPISLAHRLMRQVAQLRKDDTLKWLRPDAKAQVTVEYNEQNQPQRVDTVLISTQTDDQVSNKEIRQAMIEQVIKQVIPAKYLDKQTKFLINPSGRFVIGGPKGDSGLTGRKIIVDTYGGYARHGGGAFSGKDPTKVDRSASYAARYVAKNIVAAGLAERCEVQLAYAIGVAHPVSVMIDTAKTGKVSDELLTKAVRTIFDLRPAGIIKMLDLQRPIYEQTAAYGHFGRTDIDLPWEKTDKIAALCDFIKQNK, translated from the coding sequence ATGGAAAAAAGATTGTTTACTTCAGAATCGGTTTCTGAAGGACATCCTGACAAAATCGCGGACCAAATTTCAGATGCGATTTTGGATGCAATTATTAAGCAAGACCCTGATGCCCATGTGGCTTGTGAAACGATCGTTACTACGGGTATCGTATACGTTTTTGGAGAAATATCGACTAGCGCATATGTTGATATTCAGGGAATTGTGCGTAAGACGGTTTTACGGGTTGGTTATGATAAGCCAGAACTTGGTTTTGATGGCAATAATTGTGCGGTATTAGTTGATATTGATGAACAATCACCGGATATTGCCGAGGGCGTCGATAATTCGCTTGAAATTCGTGAGCAAAAAGTTGATACGGATCAACTTGATCAAATAGGTGCAGGTGATCAAGGGTTAATGTTTGGTTTTGCGACTAAAGAAACGCCTGAATTAATGCCGTTACCGATTTCACTTGCGCATCGCTTAATGCGCCAGGTAGCACAATTGCGTAAAGATGATACTTTGAAGTGGTTACGTCCAGATGCCAAGGCGCAAGTAACAGTAGAATATAATGAGCAAAATCAGCCACAACGGGTAGATACTGTACTGATTTCAACTCAAACTGATGATCAAGTTTCAAATAAAGAAATTAGGCAAGCGATGATTGAGCAGGTAATTAAGCAAGTTATTCCTGCTAAGTATCTTGATAAGCAGACAAAATTCTTAATCAATCCTTCAGGTCGATTTGTAATAGGTGGCCCCAAAGGTGATTCTGGGTTAACTGGTCGCAAAATTATTGTGGATACTTATGGTGGCTATGCACGTCATGGCGGTGGTGCCTTTTCAGGTAAAGATCCGACTAAGGTTGATCGTAGCGCTAGCTATGCAGCACGTTACGTTGCTAAAAATATTGTAGCTGCAGGGTTAGCTGAACGTTGTGAAGTGCAACTTGCTTATGCAATTGGAGTCGCTCATCCGGTTTCTGTAATGATTGACACTGCCAAGACCGGTAAAGTAAGTGACGAATTGCTAACTAAGGCGGTTAGAACAATTTTTGATCTGCGTCCAGCAGGAATTATCAAAATGCTTGACTTACAGCGGCCAATTTATGAGCAAACTGCAGCTTATGGCCATTTTGGTAGAACTGACATTGATTTACCATGGGAAAAAACAGATAAAATTGCAGCTTTATGCGATTTTATCAAGCAAAATAAATAA
- a CDS encoding PTS sugar transporter subunit IIB produces the protein MVGIILASHGGFADGIAQSAQMLFGGQENFAHVILTPEEGPDDIRNKMEQAVASFKECTDVLFLVDLWGGTPFNQANGLLEKHPNWAAVAGMNLPMVVEALTQRLTNPDASAHEIATAIVEPAKDGVKTKPVDLMPQNSQKQAAPKESIAKQAIPEGTVVGDGKIKIVLARIDSRLLHGQVATGWIPTMHPDRVIVVSDSVAKDEMRKSMIREAAPAGVKAHTVPLAKMVEIAKDPRFGDTNALLLFENPEDVLAVIKAGVEIETVNVGSMSYAPGDVNANNVLSMNQKDVDTFHELEKLGVKFDVRKVPTDKTGALEPILNKAQNLLNEQKNK, from the coding sequence ATGGTGGGAATTATATTAGCCAGCCATGGTGGGTTCGCTGATGGGATCGCGCAATCTGCGCAGATGCTGTTTGGCGGACAAGAAAATTTTGCCCATGTCATTTTGACACCTGAAGAAGGGCCAGATGATATTCGCAATAAGATGGAGCAGGCTGTAGCTTCATTTAAAGAGTGTACGGATGTACTGTTTTTAGTTGATCTTTGGGGAGGAACCCCCTTTAATCAGGCTAATGGGTTACTTGAAAAACATCCTAATTGGGCAGCAGTTGCTGGAATGAATTTACCAATGGTTGTTGAAGCTTTAACGCAGCGTTTGACTAATCCGGATGCTTCGGCGCATGAAATCGCGACTGCAATTGTGGAACCGGCTAAAGATGGTGTTAAAACTAAGCCAGTTGACTTGATGCCGCAAAACAGCCAAAAACAAGCAGCACCAAAGGAAAGCATAGCTAAACAAGCAATTCCTGAAGGTACTGTTGTTGGTGACGGTAAAATTAAGATTGTGTTAGCACGAATTGATTCAAGGTTATTGCATGGTCAGGTAGCTACGGGCTGGATTCCGACGATGCATCCTGATCGGGTGATCGTGGTTTCAGATAGTGTTGCCAAAGACGAAATGCGCAAAAGTATGATTCGTGAGGCAGCGCCTGCCGGTGTTAAGGCACATACAGTTCCACTAGCTAAAATGGTTGAAATTGCTAAAGACCCACGTTTTGGTGATACTAATGCTTTGCTATTGTTTGAAAATCCTGAAGATGTTTTAGCAGTAATTAAAGCCGGTGTTGAGATCGAAACGGTCAATGTGGGTTCGATGTCGTATGCACCAGGCGATGTTAATGCGAATAATGTGTTATCAATGAATCAAAAAGACGTGGATACTTTCCACGAACTTGAAAAATTGGGTGTTAAGTTTGATGTGCGGAAGGTACCAACTGATAAGACGGGTGCTTTAGAACCAATTCTCAATAAGGCACAGAATTTACTTAATGAGCAAAAGAATAAATAA